The Corallococcus exiguus genome has a window encoding:
- a CDS encoding DUF2157 domain-containing protein yields the protein MPKDFLDLEATPERLHALADAGILRPDAYGRALHLAVASPSRPAWRAFLSTTLMALGSLLVLAGVVYFFAFNWAELGRFSKLGLICLGMAGAAVGAWRLGDRPAGQFALLAAAVLVGPLLAVYGQTYQTGADPYELFIGWGLLILPWVALARFTPLWMLQLVLVNTGVILFWGQRMTRFGSYEARLALVLGLLNGFAWATYEHFANQKVSWLQGRWMPRVLSLMTLLPLVTLGILFIVSRHDRSLEAGLSLPLVLGALVAIYALHRHLHGELFLLTMGALSLITLVTTAVGYFLLEVTRADEFTLFILPLVIIGEVGLAVYWLRHESQATGVSEET from the coding sequence GTGCCGAAAGACTTCCTCGACCTTGAGGCGACGCCGGAGCGGCTGCACGCGCTGGCGGACGCCGGAATCCTGAGACCGGACGCGTACGGGCGCGCGCTGCACCTGGCGGTCGCCTCGCCGTCGCGGCCCGCGTGGCGTGCGTTCCTGTCCACGACGTTGATGGCCCTGGGCTCGCTGCTCGTGCTGGCGGGCGTGGTGTACTTCTTCGCCTTCAACTGGGCGGAGCTGGGGCGCTTCTCGAAGCTGGGCCTCATCTGCCTGGGCATGGCCGGAGCAGCGGTGGGCGCCTGGCGGCTGGGCGACCGGCCTGCGGGCCAGTTCGCTCTGCTCGCGGCCGCGGTGCTGGTGGGCCCGCTGCTCGCCGTGTACGGGCAGACGTACCAGACGGGCGCGGATCCGTATGAGCTGTTCATCGGCTGGGGCCTGCTCATCCTGCCGTGGGTGGCGCTGGCGCGCTTCACACCGCTGTGGATGCTCCAGCTCGTGCTGGTCAACACGGGCGTCATCCTCTTCTGGGGCCAGCGCATGACGCGCTTCGGCTCCTACGAGGCAAGACTCGCGCTGGTGCTGGGGCTGCTCAACGGGTTCGCCTGGGCGACCTACGAGCACTTCGCCAACCAGAAGGTCTCCTGGCTCCAGGGGCGGTGGATGCCCCGCGTGTTGTCCCTCATGACGCTGCTGCCGCTGGTGACCCTGGGCATCCTGTTCATCGTGAGCAGGCACGACCGGTCGCTCGAGGCCGGCTTGTCCCTGCCGCTGGTGCTGGGAGCGCTGGTCGCCATCTACGCCCTGCACCGGCACCTGCACGGAGAGCTGTTCCTGCTCACCATGGGCGCGCTGAGCCTCATCACGCTCGTCACGACGGCAGTGGGCTACTTCCTCCTGGAGGTGACGCGCGCCGACGAGTTCACCCTCTTCATCCTGCCCCTGGTGATCATCGGCGAGGTGGGCCTGGCGGTGTACTGGCTGCGCCACGAGTCGCAGGCCACCGGCGTTTCGGAGGAGACCTGA
- a CDS encoding DUF4401 domain-containing protein has translation MALRPTIQDVLAGLKTEGHVDAGVDARARTALEIRQKTLGASPWFVKALAGGGAWLAAAFMLSFFACVGLWKEEVALTGMGLLITVAAVLLRRTSQGPFLEQLALALCMAGVGAFLVGLAQLDQGTLTIAFAGAVASVALLAVYPDLILYFLATVGLCVSVGVFALDAVGGSGVDVWMLMGAAALSGTLLFEPVLRRGKLGARVGPIAFALACAVPGWLLFRSFENSQEGFHYVFRFESGFVPSAYLSIALALLLAWTGWQVLRELGLAQEQRVWIPAAGALVLLTVMTLNTPGVLVAVQMLTLGFHRRSRVMLGLAVAFLLTFGAYYYYDLHITLLAKALALTGSGLVLLGVRQFFLRRQSAVLSEAR, from the coding sequence ATGGCCCTGCGACCGACGATTCAAGACGTGCTGGCGGGGCTCAAGACCGAGGGCCACGTGGACGCGGGGGTGGACGCGCGAGCCCGCACCGCCCTGGAGATCCGCCAGAAGACGCTGGGTGCCTCACCCTGGTTCGTCAAGGCGCTGGCCGGCGGCGGCGCGTGGCTGGCCGCCGCCTTCATGCTCAGCTTCTTCGCCTGCGTGGGCCTCTGGAAGGAGGAGGTGGCGCTCACCGGCATGGGCCTCCTGATCACGGTGGCGGCGGTGCTGCTGCGCCGGACCTCCCAGGGCCCCTTCCTGGAGCAACTCGCCCTGGCCCTGTGCATGGCGGGCGTGGGCGCGTTCCTCGTGGGGCTGGCGCAGCTGGACCAGGGCACCCTCACCATCGCGTTCGCGGGGGCGGTGGCGTCTGTCGCGCTGCTCGCCGTGTACCCGGACCTCATCCTCTACTTCCTGGCGACGGTGGGCCTCTGCGTGTCCGTGGGCGTGTTCGCGCTCGATGCAGTGGGGGGCTCGGGCGTGGACGTGTGGATGCTCATGGGCGCCGCCGCGCTCTCCGGCACCCTGCTCTTCGAACCGGTGCTGCGGCGCGGGAAGCTGGGCGCTCGCGTGGGGCCCATTGCCTTCGCGCTCGCGTGCGCCGTGCCCGGGTGGCTGCTGTTCCGCAGCTTCGAGAACTCGCAGGAGGGCTTCCACTACGTCTTCCGCTTCGAGAGTGGGTTCGTGCCGAGCGCGTACCTCTCCATCGCGCTGGCGCTCCTCCTGGCGTGGACGGGATGGCAGGTGCTGCGCGAGCTGGGGCTGGCCCAGGAGCAGCGCGTCTGGATTCCCGCGGCCGGCGCGCTCGTGCTGCTCACGGTGATGACGCTGAACACGCCGGGCGTGCTGGTGGCGGTGCAGATGCTGACGCTCGGCTTCCACCGCCGCAGCCGCGTGATGCTGGGGCTGGCGGTGGCGTTCCTGCTGACGTTCGGCGCGTACTACTACTACGACCTGCACATCACGCTGCTGGCCAAGGCGCTCGCGCTCACGGGCAGCGGACTGGTGCTGCTGGGCGTGCGGCAGTTCTTCCTGCGGCGGCAGTCCGCCGTCCTCTCGGAGGCCCGATGA
- a CDS encoding tetratricopeptide repeat protein, producing the protein MSTQPIRRRAARAMAVGLAGLLALPAPAWAVGPLEKDHPLVQRGRDAYAAGRYEDALRDFDAAKKERPNDPTVEFNRADALAKLGRSAEAREAFKQVAESSRQPDLTQKSWYNLGNLAATAGDRSEALKSYRKALTLDPTDPQARHNYEVVLRDLPPPQNGPDGGTDGGQDGGNDGGRPDAGEDGGQKGDGGTPQDGGQDGGSDGGADGGADGGQDGGGQDGGQDGGADGGGGDAGPGDGGSDGGQDGGGDGGPTDGGGDGGQGDGGQDEGEGDSRDGGADGGSEGEEETESNPRDGGSSPGDVDRQEAERLLDAMKQNEKNLQLWRFQQKKKQRKPNEKDW; encoded by the coding sequence ATGAGCACGCAACCGATTCGGCGGCGCGCGGCGCGCGCGATGGCGGTGGGCCTGGCGGGACTGCTGGCGCTGCCGGCGCCCGCGTGGGCGGTGGGGCCGCTGGAGAAGGACCACCCGCTGGTGCAGCGCGGGCGCGATGCCTACGCGGCCGGACGCTACGAGGACGCGCTCCGGGACTTCGATGCCGCGAAGAAGGAGCGGCCCAATGATCCGACGGTGGAGTTCAACCGCGCGGACGCGCTGGCGAAGCTGGGGCGTTCAGCGGAAGCGCGCGAGGCCTTCAAGCAGGTGGCGGAGTCCTCGCGCCAGCCCGACCTGACGCAGAAGAGCTGGTACAACCTGGGCAACCTCGCGGCCACGGCGGGTGACCGCTCGGAGGCGCTCAAGTCCTACCGCAAGGCGCTCACGTTGGATCCCACGGATCCGCAGGCCCGGCACAACTACGAGGTGGTGCTGCGCGACCTGCCTCCGCCCCAGAACGGCCCGGATGGAGGCACCGACGGAGGCCAGGACGGCGGCAACGACGGTGGACGTCCGGACGCGGGCGAGGACGGCGGCCAGAAGGGTGACGGCGGCACGCCGCAGGACGGAGGCCAGGACGGCGGTTCGGATGGCGGCGCGGACGGCGGGGCCGACGGAGGCCAGGACGGCGGCGGGCAGGATGGTGGCCAGGACGGCGGCGCGGACGGAGGCGGCGGCGATGCCGGGCCTGGTGACGGTGGTTCGGATGGGGGGCAGGACGGCGGCGGCGATGGGGGGCCCACCGACGGTGGCGGGGACGGAGGTCAGGGCGACGGAGGCCAGGACGAGGGCGAAGGCGACTCTCGCGATGGCGGCGCGGACGGCGGCAGCGAGGGCGAGGAGGAGACGGAATCCAACCCGCGCGACGGTGGAAGTTCGCCGGGCGACGTCGACCGGCAGGAGGCCGAGCGCCTGCTGGATGCGATGAAGCAGAACGAGAAGAATCTCCAGCTCTGGCGTTTCCAGCAGAAGAAGAAGCAGAGGAAGCCCAATGAGAAGGACTGGTAG
- a CDS encoding alpha/beta fold hydrolase, with translation MSRPSPPRRSPLPPRWDAAGRPGAPGATPPVGPVETGLLAQLAPAVVPQVHWLPGGGAVRILEGGPPEGARSTVVFLHGRGNSATHWFPYLTVLARHHRVLALDLPGFGQSTPADVHVKSAEDAVRFFTAPVEEALGMLAPGPVSVVGHSLGGLVALELTLRGTVPVERLVLVDAMGLGPEMPRASRLFFRAGPERLARNLGPWAMARMLPPPPTPLGEKLGQLGYELLSVPGGRPEAAQAFNALVPLTGPLFHRRERLGEVKVPVLLIWGERDETLPVSLADEAARRLPQARVVRVECGHSPQLEHPERVLPELKAFLGNE, from the coding sequence ATGTCCCGCCCGTCCCCGCCCCGCCGCTCTCCCCTCCCCCCTCGCTGGGACGCCGCCGGCCGCCCCGGAGCCCCGGGCGCCACGCCCCCCGTGGGCCCGGTGGAGACGGGGCTCCTGGCCCAATTGGCCCCGGCCGTGGTGCCCCAGGTGCACTGGCTACCCGGGGGTGGCGCGGTGCGGATCCTCGAAGGAGGGCCTCCCGAGGGCGCCCGCTCCACGGTCGTCTTCCTCCACGGACGTGGGAACTCGGCGACCCACTGGTTCCCGTACCTGACGGTGCTGGCCCGACACCACCGGGTGCTGGCCCTGGACCTGCCCGGTTTCGGTCAGTCCACCCCGGCGGACGTGCACGTGAAGTCCGCGGAGGACGCGGTGCGCTTCTTCACTGCGCCCGTGGAGGAGGCGCTGGGGATGTTGGCGCCGGGGCCGGTGTCGGTGGTCGGCCACTCGCTGGGCGGACTGGTGGCGCTGGAGCTCACGCTGCGCGGCACGGTGCCGGTGGAGCGGCTGGTGCTGGTGGACGCGATGGGGCTGGGTCCGGAGATGCCGCGCGCCTCACGCCTCTTCTTCCGCGCGGGACCGGAGCGGCTGGCGCGCAACCTGGGCCCCTGGGCGATGGCCCGGATGCTGCCGCCGCCGCCCACGCCGCTGGGGGAGAAGCTGGGACAGCTGGGCTACGAGCTGTTGAGCGTGCCCGGCGGCAGGCCCGAAGCCGCGCAGGCCTTCAACGCGCTGGTGCCGCTGACGGGTCCGCTGTTCCACCGCCGCGAGCGGCTGGGCGAGGTGAAGGTCCCCGTGCTGCTCATCTGGGGTGAGCGCGACGAGACGCTGCCCGTCTCACTGGCGGACGAGGCCGCGCGCCGCCTTCCCCAGGCCCGGGTGGTGCGCGTGGAGTGCGGACACAGTCCGCAGCTGGAGCATCCCGAGCGCGTGCTCCCCGAGCTGAAGGCCTTCCTCGGCAATGAATGA
- a CDS encoding DUF58 domain-containing protein: protein MLPKDLIRRIRKLEIRTRKVVSDMLAGQYHSVFKGRGMAFSEVRQYQPGDEIRFIDWNVTARMNEAYIKVFTEERELTVMLLVDVSASNEFGSKDRTKAEVAAEVAAQIAFSAIANNDRVGLILFSDRVEKVVPPRKGRTHVLRLVSDILTFKPKGRGTDLSAGLTYLTQVSKRKAVTFLVSDFMATGYEKPLRLVGRRHDLVPVVIEDPLEQRFPAHGLVEMEDPETGERFVVDTSSTAVRGKFMRAMQAQRDERRKLFKKLELDHVELRAGDDHGKALANFFRARARRMAA, encoded by the coding sequence GTGCTGCCCAAGGACCTCATCCGCCGCATCCGCAAGTTGGAGATCCGCACCCGCAAGGTGGTCTCCGACATGCTGGCCGGCCAGTACCACTCGGTGTTCAAGGGCCGCGGCATGGCCTTCTCCGAGGTGCGCCAGTACCAGCCCGGCGATGAGATCCGCTTCATCGACTGGAACGTCACCGCGCGCATGAACGAGGCCTACATCAAGGTCTTCACCGAGGAGCGCGAGCTCACGGTGATGCTTCTGGTGGACGTGTCCGCCTCCAACGAGTTCGGCTCCAAGGACCGCACCAAGGCGGAGGTCGCCGCGGAGGTGGCCGCGCAGATTGCCTTCAGCGCCATCGCGAACAACGACCGCGTGGGGCTCATCCTCTTCTCGGACCGGGTGGAGAAGGTGGTCCCGCCGCGCAAGGGCCGCACGCACGTGCTGCGGCTCGTGAGCGACATCCTCACCTTCAAGCCGAAGGGCCGCGGCACGGACCTGTCCGCGGGGCTCACGTACCTGACGCAGGTGTCCAAGCGGAAGGCCGTGACGTTCCTCGTGTCGGACTTCATGGCCACGGGCTACGAGAAGCCGCTGCGTTTGGTGGGCCGCCGCCACGACCTTGTGCCGGTGGTCATCGAGGATCCGCTGGAGCAGCGCTTCCCCGCCCACGGCCTGGTGGAGATGGAGGACCCGGAGACGGGCGAGCGCTTCGTGGTGGACACCAGCTCCACCGCCGTGCGCGGGAAGTTCATGCGCGCCATGCAGGCCCAGCGCGACGAGCGCCGCAAGCTGTTCAAGAAGCTGGAGCTGGACCACGTGGAGCTGCGCGCCGGGGATGATCACGGCAAGGCGCTGGCGAACTTCTTCCGCGCGCGGGCCCGGAGGATGGCGGCATGA
- a CDS encoding vWA domain-containing protein has product MLPPDLAFNNPEALWALLLAPLLLALAFWERKRRATLRFSAAHVFAKGGRGFRTYLLPLLPILRVAALVAAVVAIARPQSRDSRVRDLSVEGIDIVVALDLSTSMEAGDFRPQNRLNVAKEVLTEFISGRVNDRLGLVVFSGAAYTQSPLTLDYGVLKEVLKQLRTRVLEDGTAIGDAIATSLNRLRDSDAKSRVVVLITDGDNNAGKISPLDAANMAASLHIPIYTILVGKGGKVPFPQGTDLFGNTVWRETEIPINPELMQDIADRTGGEYYRATDPEGLKRGLQKVLDALERSKLMEGGASATYKENFHPFLLVAFGLAALELLLRATVLRVFP; this is encoded by the coding sequence ATGCTGCCCCCGGACCTCGCGTTCAATAACCCGGAGGCGCTCTGGGCCCTGCTGTTGGCGCCGCTGCTGCTGGCGCTCGCGTTCTGGGAACGCAAGCGTCGCGCCACGCTGCGCTTCTCCGCCGCGCACGTCTTCGCGAAGGGCGGCCGAGGCTTCCGCACGTATCTGCTGCCGCTCTTGCCCATCCTGCGCGTAGCGGCGCTGGTGGCGGCGGTGGTGGCCATCGCCCGGCCGCAGTCGCGCGACTCGCGCGTGCGCGACCTGTCGGTGGAGGGCATCGACATCGTGGTGGCGCTGGACCTGTCCACGTCCATGGAGGCCGGTGACTTCCGTCCGCAGAACCGCCTCAACGTGGCGAAGGAAGTGCTGACCGAGTTCATCTCCGGCCGCGTGAACGACCGCCTGGGCCTGGTGGTGTTCTCCGGCGCTGCGTACACGCAGTCCCCGCTGACGCTGGACTACGGCGTGCTGAAGGAAGTGCTCAAGCAGCTGCGCACCCGCGTGCTGGAGGATGGCACCGCCATTGGTGACGCCATCGCCACGTCGCTCAACCGCCTGCGCGACTCCGACGCGAAGAGCCGCGTGGTGGTGCTGATCACCGACGGCGACAACAACGCCGGGAAAATCTCCCCGCTGGACGCGGCGAACATGGCCGCGTCGCTCCACATCCCCATCTACACCATCCTCGTGGGCAAGGGCGGCAAGGTGCCCTTCCCGCAGGGCACGGACCTGTTCGGCAACACCGTGTGGCGCGAGACGGAGATCCCCATCAACCCGGAGCTGATGCAGGACATCGCGGACCGCACCGGCGGCGAGTACTACCGCGCCACCGACCCTGAAGGCCTCAAGCGGGGTCTGCAGAAGGTGCTGGACGCGCTGGAGCGCTCGAAGCTGATGGAGGGCGGCGCCAGCGCCACCTACAAGGAGAACTTCCACCCGTTCCTGCTGGTGGCCTTCGGGCTCGCCGCGCTGGAGTTGTTGCTGCGCGCCACCGTCCTGCGGGTGTTCCCATGA
- a CDS encoding VWA domain-containing protein yields the protein MPTLEAWRFTLLGYQVGLAQPLYLGLLLVGLLLGLLALLKALGRRTRLSTLIAERHVTALAPGVSVWRPAVQGGLYGLGLMLFGLALAQPQCGTKSELTKRRGIDVVVALDASKSMLARDVQPSRLDRARLELNTLLDELKGDRAGLVVFAGDAFVQSPLTSDYSAVKLFLRAVDPDAMPQGGTNVGAALRLAKQVLDNADRGSKERVVVLLSDGEDLTGDVREATEALKDARVQVLAVGVGSDSGEPIPVYDRRGEFVDYKKDSNGDTVITRLDRAGLTAIADATGGAFFYQPNGVAMGQVVERIDQLQKSELESRVTVRYDERFQWFAVPGLVLLVLGMALIPSRRRAA from the coding sequence ATGCCCACGCTGGAGGCCTGGCGCTTCACGCTCCTGGGTTACCAGGTGGGCCTGGCGCAGCCGCTGTACCTGGGGCTGCTGCTAGTGGGTCTGCTGTTGGGGTTGCTCGCGCTGCTCAAGGCGTTGGGCCGCAGGACGCGGCTGTCGACGCTCATCGCGGAGCGCCACGTGACGGCGCTCGCGCCCGGCGTGTCCGTGTGGCGGCCGGCGGTGCAGGGCGGCCTGTACGGGCTGGGGCTGATGCTGTTCGGGCTCGCGCTCGCGCAGCCCCAGTGCGGCACGAAGAGCGAATTGACGAAGCGCCGGGGCATCGACGTGGTGGTGGCGTTGGATGCGTCCAAGTCCATGCTCGCGCGTGACGTGCAGCCCAGCCGGTTGGACCGCGCGCGGCTGGAGCTCAACACGCTGCTGGATGAACTGAAGGGCGACCGAGCGGGCCTGGTGGTGTTCGCGGGAGATGCGTTCGTGCAGTCGCCGCTCACGTCGGACTACTCGGCGGTGAAGCTGTTCCTGCGCGCGGTGGATCCGGACGCGATGCCCCAGGGCGGCACGAACGTGGGCGCGGCGCTGCGGCTGGCCAAGCAGGTGTTGGACAACGCGGACCGGGGCTCCAAGGAGCGCGTGGTGGTGCTGCTGTCGGACGGCGAGGACCTCACGGGCGACGTGCGCGAGGCCACGGAGGCGCTCAAGGACGCGCGCGTCCAGGTGCTCGCGGTGGGCGTGGGTTCGGACTCCGGTGAGCCCATCCCCGTCTACGACCGGCGCGGCGAGTTCGTGGACTACAAGAAGGACTCCAACGGCGACACGGTCATCACGCGCCTGGACCGCGCGGGCCTCACGGCCATCGCGGACGCCACGGGCGGCGCCTTCTTCTACCAGCCCAACGGCGTGGCCATGGGACAGGTGGTGGAGCGCATCGACCAGTTGCAGAAGAGCGAGCTGGAGAGCCGCGTGACGGTCCGCTACGACGAGCGCTTCCAGTGGTTCGCCGTCCCCGGCCTGGTGTTGCTGGTGCTGGGCATGGCGCTCATCCCTTCGCGCCGGAGGGCCGCATGA
- a CDS encoding GDYXXLXY domain-containing protein produces the protein MKRGTVIFGGLALVFVALAFLVVQKETVLARGQPVLLRLAPVDPRSLIQGDYMVLDYAINQGWREGREQPQEDGNVVLRLDEHDVGEFVRYETQAGTSLAPGEVRLRFRIRNSQMRLGAEAFFFQEGHAERYAKARYGELRVTDNGTSVLVGLRDENYQPLGSAIH, from the coding sequence ATGAAACGCGGCACCGTCATCTTCGGTGGGCTCGCGCTCGTGTTCGTCGCGCTCGCCTTCCTCGTCGTGCAGAAGGAGACCGTGCTCGCGCGGGGGCAGCCCGTGCTGCTGCGGCTGGCTCCGGTGGACCCACGCTCGCTCATCCAGGGCGACTACATGGTGCTCGACTACGCCATCAACCAGGGCTGGCGCGAGGGCCGCGAGCAGCCCCAGGAGGACGGCAACGTGGTGCTGCGCCTGGACGAGCACGACGTGGGCGAGTTCGTGCGCTACGAGACGCAGGCGGGCACCTCGCTCGCGCCCGGCGAGGTGCGCCTTCGCTTCCGCATCCGCAACTCGCAGATGCGCCTGGGCGCGGAGGCCTTCTTCTTCCAGGAGGGCCACGCGGAGCGCTACGCGAAGGCGCGCTACGGCGAGCTGCGGGTGACGGACAACGGCACCAGCGTGCTCGTGGGCCTGCGCGACGAGAACTACCAGCCGCTGGGCAGCGCCATCCACTGA
- a CDS encoding BatD family protein, with the protein MRRTGSGRTALLAVLALLATAPAWAADIEFYQTVDRTEVGTDDTFKLTVVMVDAPSNAQVRLPASNDFEVLSSSRGSQRSISLSGGGPAVIQDITRHELLMRPLRAGKLTIPPSTLTAGGRTYRTDAVPLTVREGRVGNAPQAQQGGRQQLPDPFRNFRNMPDPFGDDDSDTRDDEPVIPRGDSDLFLRASLDRDDLYVGEQATLSLYIYSRVDLSSVDAVTMPKLEGFWTEEVESPTQLTGEQKVVDGIPYRAYLLRRRALFPVKSGTLLITPAEADITTGFLFAGHRVHRVSNGLKVKVRPLPNGAPPNMSNANVGSWRMSLDVSQTRVELGQPITVKVILEGQGNVKNVTPPKLTGPASLKIYEPTTTDRLTPNRNRIQGRRVVEYLVMPQRTGTFTLPELRFPYFDPSRRQYETARTDPVTITVEAGAGGVSSLPSTMTPSQVADAANEQKNVLTTGGLRPVRARAHFVEPSQPVWTRPFFVAGVLAPLGLLAGVAFMGGMRGRLATRSERGRGRQQAKAARKRLAEAEKLKAGSDSGAFYVEVERAMVGFLEAQLGFPVGGLTREALGEKLAAAGVDAERRARVHFVLEACDLGRYGGGVDPGERRKVLATAAAVMEGWA; encoded by the coding sequence ATGAGAAGGACTGGTAGCGGACGCACGGCGCTGCTCGCCGTGCTCGCCCTCCTGGCCACGGCGCCGGCGTGGGCGGCGGACATCGAGTTCTACCAGACGGTGGACCGCACCGAGGTGGGCACCGACGACACCTTCAAGCTCACCGTGGTGATGGTGGACGCGCCGTCCAACGCCCAGGTGCGCCTGCCCGCGTCCAACGACTTCGAGGTGCTCTCCTCGTCGCGCGGCAGCCAGCGCTCCATCTCGTTGTCCGGAGGCGGCCCCGCCGTCATCCAGGACATCACCCGCCACGAGTTGCTGATGCGCCCGCTGCGCGCGGGCAAGCTCACCATTCCGCCCTCCACGCTCACCGCGGGAGGCCGCACGTACCGCACGGACGCCGTGCCGTTGACCGTGCGCGAAGGCCGCGTGGGCAACGCGCCCCAGGCGCAGCAGGGCGGCAGGCAGCAGCTACCGGATCCGTTCCGCAACTTCCGCAACATGCCGGACCCGTTCGGGGACGACGACTCGGACACTCGGGACGATGAACCGGTGATTCCGCGTGGGGACTCGGACCTGTTCCTGCGCGCGAGCCTGGACCGCGACGACCTCTACGTGGGCGAGCAGGCCACGCTGTCGCTCTACATCTACTCGCGCGTGGACCTGTCCAGCGTGGACGCGGTGACGATGCCCAAGCTGGAGGGCTTCTGGACCGAAGAGGTGGAGAGCCCCACGCAGCTCACGGGCGAGCAGAAGGTGGTGGACGGCATCCCGTACCGCGCCTACCTGCTGCGCCGCCGCGCGCTGTTCCCGGTGAAGTCCGGCACGCTGCTCATCACCCCGGCGGAGGCGGACATCACCACGGGCTTCCTCTTCGCGGGCCACCGCGTGCACCGCGTCTCCAACGGCCTGAAGGTGAAGGTGCGGCCCCTGCCGAACGGCGCGCCGCCGAACATGTCCAACGCGAACGTGGGCTCGTGGCGCATGTCGCTGGACGTGTCGCAGACGCGCGTGGAGCTGGGGCAGCCCATCACGGTGAAGGTCATCCTGGAGGGGCAGGGCAACGTGAAGAACGTCACCCCGCCGAAGCTCACCGGCCCGGCCTCGCTGAAAATCTATGAGCCCACGACGACGGACCGGCTCACGCCCAACCGCAACCGCATCCAGGGCCGCCGCGTGGTGGAGTACCTGGTGATGCCGCAGCGCACGGGCACCTTCACGCTGCCGGAGCTGCGCTTCCCGTACTTCGACCCGTCGCGGCGCCAGTACGAGACGGCGCGCACGGACCCCGTGACCATCACCGTGGAGGCGGGAGCGGGCGGGGTGTCCTCGCTGCCGTCGACGATGACGCCCTCGCAGGTGGCGGACGCGGCCAACGAGCAGAAGAACGTGCTCACCACCGGAGGCCTGCGTCCGGTGCGCGCTCGGGCCCACTTCGTGGAACCGTCGCAGCCCGTGTGGACGCGGCCCTTCTTCGTCGCGGGTGTGCTGGCTCCGTTGGGCCTGCTGGCGGGCGTGGCGTTCATGGGCGGCATGCGCGGCCGGCTGGCCACGCGTTCCGAGAGGGGCCGGGGCCGTCAGCAGGCGAAGGCCGCGCGCAAGAGGCTGGCGGAGGCGGAGAAGCTCAAGGCGGGCTCGGACTCGGGCGCGTTCTACGTGGAGGTGGAGCGGGCGATGGTGGGCTTCCTGGAGGCCCAGCTGGGCTTCCCCGTGGGCGGGCTGACGCGCGAGGCGCTTGGAGAGAAGCTGGCGGCGGCGGGCGTGGACGCGGAGCGGCGCGCGCGAGTGCACTTCGT
- a CDS encoding AAA family ATPase, producing the protein MNTDIRALTERVQQESSFVEVLNQETGKVIVGQRYMLERILIGLLCNGHVLLEGVPGLAKTLTVRTVADSLSATFMRVQFTPDLLPADLVGTMIYNQQTAAFTVRKGPIFANIVLADEINRAPAKVQSALLEAMAERQVTIGDQTFGLPSPFLVLATMNPIEQEGTYPLPEAQVDRFMLKVKVGYPTRDEEKVIMDRMSGGSSPKVQRVIALEHLVRARELVHAIYMDEKVKEYILNVVFATREPARYGLKDLADYIQFGASPRATIALAQAARAHAFLRHRGFVTPEDVKAIAFDVLRHRIAMTYEAEAEELTQEKIIQRVFDRVEVP; encoded by the coding sequence ATGAACACCGACATTCGCGCGCTCACTGAACGCGTGCAGCAGGAAAGCAGCTTCGTCGAGGTCCTCAACCAGGAGACCGGCAAGGTCATCGTCGGGCAGCGGTACATGCTCGAACGCATCCTCATCGGCCTCTTGTGCAACGGCCACGTCCTCCTGGAGGGCGTGCCCGGACTCGCCAAGACGCTGACCGTGCGCACCGTGGCGGACTCGCTCAGCGCCACCTTCATGCGCGTGCAGTTCACGCCCGACCTGCTGCCGGCGGACCTCGTCGGCACGATGATCTACAACCAGCAGACGGCCGCGTTCACCGTCCGCAAGGGGCCCATCTTCGCGAACATCGTCCTCGCGGACGAAATCAACCGCGCCCCCGCCAAGGTCCAGTCCGCCCTCCTGGAGGCCATGGCCGAGCGCCAGGTCACCATCGGCGACCAGACCTTCGGCCTGCCCTCGCCCTTCCTGGTGCTGGCCACCATGAACCCCATCGAGCAGGAGGGCACGTACCCCCTCCCCGAAGCGCAGGTGGACCGCTTCATGCTCAAGGTGAAGGTGGGCTACCCGACCCGTGATGAAGAAAAGGTCATCATGGACCGGATGTCCGGCGGCTCGTCGCCCAAGGTCCAGCGGGTCATCGCGCTGGAGCACCTGGTGCGCGCGAGAGAACTCGTCCACGCCATCTACATGGACGAGAAGGTGAAGGAGTACATCCTCAACGTGGTGTTCGCCACGCGTGAGCCCGCGCGCTACGGCCTCAAGGACCTGGCGGACTACATCCAGTTCGGTGCCTCGCCTCGTGCCACCATCGCGCTCGCGCAGGCGGCCCGCGCGCACGCGTTCCTGCGCCACCGCGGCTTCGTCACCCCGGAGGACGTGAAGGCCATCGCCTTCGACGTGCTCCGCCACCGCATCGCGATGACCTACGAGGCGGAAGCCGAGGAACTCACCCAGGAGAAGATCATCCAGCGCGTCTTCGACCGCGTGGAAGTCCCCTGA